The Leptolyngbya sp. 'hensonii' sequence TGGCGGTAATTCAACGGTTGGACGATGCACTAATCGTAGTTGCGTGCTGTGAGCAACCTTCACCCCAGTCAGTACTTCGATGTCTTCCGCTGCTCGTTCGTACGACGCATTGGCACTCACCAATAAACAACACTGCGCCAGGTAAGGACTCCAGCGCGTGTAGGCTATCACCTCCAGAATTTGTGCCTGCTTCTCACTCAAGCGCAGTCGTCCGATGATACTATCGAGCCTGCGCTTTCGTCCACTCGTGGTGCCGCTGCTTGTTGCAATAAAAAATCCCCGATCTCTGGACCGACGTGTTCCAGCAGATGCCCTCTCACTGCTGCCTCAATCCCTGCCAATGTTTTCACTTGCTCCGGGTCGGTTTCCTCGTATAGCAAGGCGGCAAGGGCACGGGCGTGGGCTTGAATTTGGGCTTTTTTCTCAGGGTCCATAAGCGTGGTTGACCAAAGCAGGAATGCTCAAAGTTTAGCGCGCTCTTTCAAACACAGCTCTAAGCACTTATACTCATCGCAAAAGTGGGATGCACTCTATCAATGAAACCATAATTCACTGCGATGATTTATTGCAGGAGCAGATTTCAACAATAAAATGATCTTCAAAAAAATAAAAGAAATAATTTAATGTCTCTCAGATCAAACAAAAATCACTATGGGGAACCACTTGTTTAATCTCAAAGCCTGATTAAACAATTTTGAGCTCAGAGCAGGGGAAGTAAACTCTACCAGTAGAGATACTATCACCAGACATTAAAATCATCGTTAACACAACAATAAGATTCAGTGGAATCACGGTAAAGTCAGAAAACTTAAATTTTAAGATTTGCTTGCAATCCTAAATCGTGAATCCAGCGACTACTTCAAAGATTGGACTGGGCAAACTATAATCAGTGATTGTGATTAACCTTGGGCTAAAATCCTTTTACAACTTACCTCTATAAGCTTTGTTGTCTTTAATAAGTTTTTCTAAAAAATCCAGTTTTGTAATATTGTTATGCATGTAAGCATGGCTATTTTCTGTACTGTTGAAACTATTCGCTTCGCATCTATGGCCGCAGCCATGTAAAGCATGGCGGAGGTAAGTTAGAAAGCCTCCCTAAACTCGGTAATTGATCTGTTGGAATTGTCCTAAGCTTTCTGACCAAAGCTATAAATTCAGGGGACTGATTTTTCATGAACTCTCTCCCGGCCCTTTTCAAAAACTTATTTGCACCCATTCCCCTTAATGTTTGGATTCTGGGTTTCGTCAGCCTGTTTACTGATATGGGGTCTGGAGTTGTTTATGCTCTGCTGCCTTTTTTCCTGGTTTCTACCCTGGGCGCAAACCTTTTAACCGTTGGCTTGATTGAAGGAATTGCAGAAGCAACGGCTGCGATCGCCAAGATTTTTTCAGGAACCCTAAGTGATTTCTGGCAGAACCGCAAAGTTTTGGCCCTGGTCGGCTATAGCCTATCGGCCCTGTCTAAACCGTTGTTTGCCTTGACTATTACCCCTGCAGGGGTCTTGGGGGTCTTCCTGTGCGATCGGCTGGGGAAGGGCATTCGGGTTGCACCACGGGATGCTCTGATTGCGGACACGACGCCTGCTGAACAACTGGGAGCTGCCTATGGGTTGCGTCAGTCCCTGGATACGATCGGAGCATTTCTGGGGCCACTGGCAGCTTTTGCTCTGATGGCCCTGACTGCCCAGGATTTTCGCCTGGTGTTTGAATTGACGTTGGTGCCCGGTATTCTGGCGGTGGGGTTGCTGCTTTGGGGCATTCGGGAGCCCGAAAAACTGTATGTTGCCAAAGCCCGTCCTAATCCCTTTAATGGCACTGCCCTGAAGCAATTGGGGCAAAAGTATTGGGTTCTTCTGGTTATCGCCCTGATTGCCAGTTTAGGGAATTCCAGTAATGCCTTTCTTCTGCTCCGGGCCAGTGAAATTGGGATTGCAACCACCTGGATCCCGCTGGCTTTGGTAATTATGAACATTACCTACTTTCTGAGTGCCTATCCTGCTGGATTTTTGTCCGATCGGCTGGGGCGCAATGGCGTTTTGCTCAGTGGTTTCCTCTTATTTAGTCTCGTCTATGGGGGGTTTGCCTTTGCCCAAACTCCCTGGCAGGCTTGGGTTTTGTTCGGTTTCTATGGGGTGCATCTGGGGATGAATAAAGGCATCCTGTCAGCCCTGATTGCAGACACGGTCCCTGCTCCGTTGCGGGGAACGGCCTTCGGGTTATTTAACTTTGCCATGGGCTTAACCCTGTTTCTGGCCAGTTTTCTGGCTGGGGGATTGTGGCAGTGGCAGGGGTCCCGCGTCACGTTCCTGTTGGGGAGTGTCCTGACCGCGATCGCCGCTCTGATGTTTCTGATTCAGGCCAGGTTCCCATTTTGGCAAACCCCTGCCCTATCGGAAATCCCGGCAACGGAGAGCAATCCTCCGGCCTAGAGAACGGAGAAGACCTTAAAGTCTGGTCCATCAATTGACGGAGAAATCTCCGATCGAATGGCGATTTGCCCCATGCTTGTTTTCCCTAAAGTGGTCTACAGATTATGCGTCGGGTGCCAGTTTTCAGGCATTCGATTTCTGTAAGTTCCATCGCTGGAGAAAACCTGTGAATCTAACTTCTCCCCGCTTGAAAGGGTTGCATTCTATTCTGGATCGTCTGCCTCTGTCTGCTTTGCTGACTGGGAGCAGTCTGGCCCTGATTACCTATATTACGCGCCACGGACTGATTGGCCCCACGATCGTGATCGGGGCTACCGTTCTGCTGTTCTACCATCGGGATCTGGCCGCTCTGCTACCCCGGAGAAACCAGCGTCCTCGATCGTCCGGGCTGTTGGCTCAGGGACTTCTGAGTGCGGTTCTGGGGGGGGCCGTTCTGCTGGATGGGGCCGTTCTGCCAGCCCAGGCCCAGTTCATGAACAAAGCCGAGCAGTTTTTTGACAAATTTACCAGTACCGCCAACATTGATCCAAAGGTGACCGATCTGGTCTTCTCCACCCTGCGCGGGCTATTTCTGCTGTATCTGAGCATCAGCCTGATTCGAGTGGTGCAGGCAGCTCGCAACGACGAAGACTGGCAAACCCTGGCCCGCACTCCCCTGATCATCGTGATCACGATCGTGGTAGCGGACGTTTTGACGGGCCTGGTCACCGGTTAGGGCGGAATTCCCATGAACAAGCAACGGGACCGGTTTCGTCCGGTCAACCCCATGCTGGGGGTGCAACCTCGCCTGGGTCCCTTCCCGGCGGAGCATATCCTGCCCTGGAGCGTGATCGGCTTCGCTGCCTATCTCCTCTGCCAGGTATTTCTCAACCTGGGCTGGCTCTGGACTGGCGTGATCGCAGCCTGGGGCATCAGCACCTGGTGGATCTTAACTGGGGATAAACCCTGGCGGTTCCTGTCCAGATTTACTCGCACCCCCTATTGGGTGCGGGGCTACTGCACCTACCACTCGATTCTGCAAACGCATCGTTCCCACCGTCATGAAAGCAAAGTTAGGCACAAAAACCGTTCACACCGGGCAGCAGCAGGTCAAGCTCGTTCCCATAGAAGATAGCCTGAATCTAGTGGCTCCCTTTCGGATGGAAGTTCGAAATCGGAGTATCGCTGGATTCCTATTGCAGAAGAGTCAGCAAGACTTCTGCTTTCAGTTTGCCTGGGACTGCCAGGGCATCCATCCCACCCCCAGGCTGGAACAAATCCACCCCATTTTTGAAGCCCTGGAGTCGGGTCTGAAAGACTTGCCCCAGGGAGAACGACTGACGCTTCAGTTAAGTTCATTCTCCTCCGATCGGGAGCGTCAGGAGCAACTCAAAGCCCTCAGTCGATCGGCTCGAAATCCTCAATTGCAATTCCTGTTGCTGGGAGAACGGCAACGGGTTCAGGAACTGACCCGTCAGGGCCAGCGCAAACCCAAGCGATTACGGCTATATGCCACCTACACGGTGACTGCTGATAGCCAGGGCGCAACGGATGCGATCGAAAAAGTCTTGCTGAAGCTGGAGAACTGGATCAACAAGCTCACGGGTGAGTTCTCCCAGGCTGAACAGCAGAAGTTTGAGGCGCTGTTTACGAAAGCATTCACAGATGGCTTCCAGGTGTGGGAGCAACTGCTCATCCAAAAAATGGGGCTGGACCTGCGACCTCTGGATGAGGCAGAGCTCTGGCAAGATCTCTGGTTTCGTTTCAACACCGCAGAACCCATTCCCATTCCCCAGCTCTTGATTCTGGATCGTCAGGGGCTCCGGGAGGAAGTCAACAGTCCGGTGCATGCAACCACCTTGCTTCTGGGATCGGAATCCTCGGTTCCGATCGCCCAGCGTCACTGGGTGAATCTGAAACAGGGGTACATCGCTGCCCTGACATTTTTGGATAAACCAGGGGGCTGGGCCGATCAGTTGAGTCAACTGCGTTATCTGTGGGAAGTGCTGGCCAGGGAATCAGTGACGGATGTGGAGGTCTTTTGCCAGCTCAGCCGTGCCAATGAGATGCTGGTCAAAACATCTGTCCAGCGAGTTACTAAGCAGTCTAATGTGGCAGCATTGGTGGCCCATCAGAAAGCGGCGATCGATGTGGGAGCGCAACTGAAAACTCAGGAGGCTGTTGCTGCCCAGGAAGAGTTGTATCGGGGAGCCCTGCCCCTCCATACCGCCGTCTCAATGCTGGTCTACCGTCCCCATCTGGATGCCCTGGACGAAGCCTGCCGCTATCTGCAGGGCTGCTTTCGGCGTCCGGCCTGGGTGTTGCGAGAAACAGAATATGCCTGGCGCATCTGGCTGCAAACCCTGCCGATCGTCTGGGAAGGGCTGCTGACTAGTCCATTTAACCGACGTCAGGTCTACCTGAGCAGTGAGGCTCCGGGCCTGCTTCCCTTGATGCGCCCCCAGGATTGCGATCGCACAGGCTTTGAGCTGATCACAGAAGAGGGCGGCGTGCCGATTCACCTGGATCTGTTCACGGCCCACAAAAACCTGGGCCTGTTCGCCACTACCCGGGCCGGAAAATCGGTGCTGGTATCCGGCATCCTGACCCAGGCCCTCAGCCATGGCCTGCCGGTTGTGGCGATGGATTTTCCGAAACCAGATGGTTCTTCCACATTCACCGATTACACGGCTTTTATGGGAGAACAGGGAGCCTACTTTGATATTGGCAACCAGTCCAACAACCTGTTTGAGATGCCCGACTTGAGAGCTCTCAGCCTATCCGACCAGCGAGAGCGCTTTGAGGATTACAAGGGCTTTTTAGAATCGGCTTTGATGACGATGATTCTGGGTTCGGGAAGGACGACTTCAGGCCACGATCGACTGCTGGCCCAAACGATTCGCTCAATTATAGTCCTGGCCCTCAACGGTTTCTTCCAGGATTCGGCGATCGATCAACGCTATCGGTTAGCGATGGAAGGAGGCTTTGCCTCCGATGCCTGGATCAAAACCCCCACCCTGGCAGATTTCCTGGATTTTTGTACTCCCGAACGCCTTGACCTAGAGCAGATTCAGGGAGAGAACAGCCAGGCCCTGCAACAGATTCGTCTGCGGCTGCGTTTTTGGCTTAACTCACGGGTGGGTCGATCGATCTCTGCCCCTTCCAGCTTTCGGACGGATGCCCAGTTGCTGGTCTTTGCCCTGCGGAACCTCTCCTCCGACGAAGATGCAGCCGTATTGTCCCTCTCCGCTTACTCGGCTGCCCTGCGGCGGGCTCTCCAGTCGCCAGCCTCCATTTTCTTTATTGACGAAGCCCCAATTCTGTTTGAGTTTGACGAAATCAGTGCTCTGGTGGCCCGGCTCTGTGCCAATGGGGCCAAAGCAGGGGTGCGGGTGATTCTGTCGGGTCAGGATCCGGATACGATCGCCCGATCACCCTCGGCCTCCAAAATTTTGCAGAACCTCACGACTCGCCTAATTGGACGTATTCAGCCTTCCGCGATCGACAGTTTTGAGCAGATTCTCAAGTATCCTCGCGAAATAATTGCCCGCAACGCTTCCGAGAGCTTCTTTCCTCGCAGGGCCGGAATGTATTCCCAATGGCTGCTGGATGATGCGGGACTTTACACCACCGTTCGCTATTACCCCAGCGAAATTCAACTGGCTGCCGTTGCTAACAATCCCCACGAACAGGCTGCCCGTACTGCCTATCTGCAGGCCTGCACTGATCCCCTGGAAGGACTGGCCAGGTTTGCTAAGGCCTTGGCTCAGGCCATTCGAGAGGACAGGCCAATTGCTGGGCCAGAGCCTGAATAATATCAGCGATCAGGAAGGTAGGCAGGGCTTGTAAATGCTGGTTGTGACGTAATCAGATGCCCAGTTGGTGCTCTGCTTGGGGCGATCGCTGATGTATCGGACAGTCTTCACTACCCAGCCTGGAATTCCGTCTGGAACAGGAGCCGGAATTTTCTGGAGTACCCTAGATTCCACTTTAACTTGCCAGGCGCAAAGGGACTGCCCCCATAAACTGGACCTCACCGTACCGGCCTCTGGCAGGACCTCAAAGCGAAGTTGGAGGGGCACAGGACTTGGGTTGCGAACGATTAAATCTTTATATCCATAGGCCACAGCTGCATCCTGCCCCAATTCATAGAAGCGGCTTTCACCGTAGGCATCAATACTATGGCAATGTCGTTCCAGAATACTGCATCCTGCCAGCAAAAAAGTTCTGAACGTATTAGTGGCAATTAAACATAATCCACCCCCTACTCCCGTCTCTACCTGCCCTCGAACAAAAACGGGACCTTCCCGGAAGCCATTGGCCAGGGTGGGTTCACCCACGCGATCGCAAAAACTAAAAATCTGCCCAGGGTCAAGGCGCAAATAGTGAATTCTGCTGGCAGCCTGTTTCAAGTTCCAGAGACGGTTCTGGCGAATCTCAGCCGACCCCCGATCGGGGATGGGTGTTACCGACTCGCTCCAGCAATGGGTATAGCGATCTACTGCTTCCGGATTTAGCTGGCGGGTGTAGTAGAAGGGATACCCTCTCAACCAGGCTTGCCCAGACTTCAATTGATTGCGAATTGGACGCTTCCAGCGTTCCCAGTTAGAGTCCATTGGGTAGGAAAATAAGGTGATGGCAGGGAAAAAGATGCCTTCGATCGTAAGGCATAACTATTTCTCGATGGGGGCATTTTCTGAACAATCACCACCTCAATCGGGCGGATTCCAGTCTAGGGATCCAAATACTGAATCAGCCTTGGTTATTTGACAGCAAACCGCCGCACAGCCAGTAAACTTCCCAGGACCCCTACCGAAACCCCAAACCCAATCAAAATCAGAGGCAACAGTAACATCCGCATTGCGTCCAATGGCAATCCTGTAACCAGAAATTTGATGAAATCAGGTTGACCCACGACTAACCGACTTAGGAACCCCTGCAACATCTGAATCAAAAGCCAGGCGATCGTGGCTCCAGTCAGCCCAAACAGAATCCCCTGAAAAATGAATGGCAGGTAGATCCAATCCAATGTTGCCCCCACCAGTTGGGCAATTTCAATCTCTCGCCGACGGGCCATCACAATCAGGCGGATTGTTGTAGTGATGACGGCGATCGCCGTCAAGGTCAACATCGTCGTCACTAGCAAGCCAATTCGACTCAACCCCCGATTTAGCTGAGTAATTTGCTGGACGGCCTCATCCACATACTGAACCTCATCCACTCCCTGGAGTTGCTGTAGTTTTTTAGCCAGCACAGGCAATTCTTTGGAACTGCGGGCCTTTACCTTGAGTTCATCCACCAGGGGGTTACCATTTAACTGCTGAGTCGCTGCGCGCAAGTCGGAGATTCCCAGTTCTGCAACCAAATTGGCCCAGGCTTCCTCCTTAGAGACTACGCGAACCATAGCCGCTTCGGGGATCGCCCCCACGATCGGGCGTAAGCCATTCCCCTCAACCCCTGTCTCCAGATAGACTGAAACTTCCAGTTGGCTGCCAAATCGGTTTAATAACCCCTCAATTTGCCAGGAGGTTTGTAAGCTGATTCCAAAGAGAAACAGCAATACGGCTACCGTACTAATGGCAGCCCAGTTCATCCAGCCCCCCCGACGTAAGCCCAGGAGGGTTTCCTGCAGCAGATAGTCAAACTTTGTTAGAATTTCCAGCACATTCGACTCCATCACACCTGTTGCCAGATAGGGTATATCAAGTTTTGCAAAATGCCCATCCCTGAATACAGCCCCTGGCAAGTGAGATCTGGGAGGTGGAATCCCCACAGACTCGATTCCAAGGAAATTTGTGATCCGGCCATGGTTCGAGCAGATCATCCCCAAAAATTCCAGGCGAGCCCCTATCATTTATCTTCAGGAAAGACTAAATTATGAAGTCGTTATCTTTTCATCTAGCATCAGACCGATAAAGTGGAAAATAACTGGAGCAAAGCCACTTTTCCTTAGGACAACAATGATTGTGATTCAAGCACCTTCCTCTGATAGCCGTTCACCTAAAGTTGCTCGCATTTTGATTGTTGAAGATGAACGCATTATTGCTTTGAATTTAAGGGAAAGCTTGGAAGCTTTGGGCTATGAAGTGCCAGGTATTGTTGCTTCTGCTGAACAGGCCATTCTGATGGCTGGAGATCTGCAACCTGATCTGGTACTGATGGATATTCAACTCAAAAAACAGATGGATGGCATTCAGGCGGCTGACCAGATCTGGAATTCGCTTCAGATCCCTGTGATTTATGTCACAGGACATTCCGATCAGAGCACGCTGGATCGGGCAAAAAGCACCGTTCCATTTGGATATATTTTGAAACCTATCAGGGAGAAAGAGCTTTATGTTGCGATCGAAACAGCCCTCAAACGCTATGAACGGGAACAACTGCTAGCTACAGTTCTCCGGGGTATGGGAGATGGGGTCATTGTAACGGACACTCACTATTCTGTGCAGTACCTCAACCAGGCGGCCCAGGTCCTCACAGGCTGGGAGGTAGAAGAAGCTCGCGATCAGCCATTCACAACTGTATTTCGGTTACTGGACGAACGAACCAGAGAACCTATCCACAATCCCCTAATCGAGGTCGTTGAGCACGGGGAAACGATATACCTGGAAGATTACTTTTTGTTAGTGAATCGCCATGGAGACACGATCCCAATTCTAGATAGTGCAGCTCCCTGGAAAGACAATCGAGGCAAGATTCTGGGGGCGATTCTGGTATTTCGGGACGATCACCGTCGGCAGTTGGAAAGCGAGCGCAACCTGGCTCTCGACGA is a genomic window containing:
- a CDS encoding MFS transporter, giving the protein MNSLPALFKNLFAPIPLNVWILGFVSLFTDMGSGVVYALLPFFLVSTLGANLLTVGLIEGIAEATAAIAKIFSGTLSDFWQNRKVLALVGYSLSALSKPLFALTITPAGVLGVFLCDRLGKGIRVAPRDALIADTTPAEQLGAAYGLRQSLDTIGAFLGPLAAFALMALTAQDFRLVFELTLVPGILAVGLLLWGIREPEKLYVAKARPNPFNGTALKQLGQKYWVLLVIALIASLGNSSNAFLLLRASEIGIATTWIPLALVIMNITYFLSAYPAGFLSDRLGRNGVLLSGFLLFSLVYGGFAFAQTPWQAWVLFGFYGVHLGMNKGILSALIADTVPAPLRGTAFGLFNFAMGLTLFLASFLAGGLWQWQGSRVTFLLGSVLTAIAALMFLIQARFPFWQTPALSEIPATESNPPA
- a CDS encoding VanW family protein — encoded protein: MDSNWERWKRPIRNQLKSGQAWLRGYPFYYTRQLNPEAVDRYTHCWSESVTPIPDRGSAEIRQNRLWNLKQAASRIHYLRLDPGQIFSFCDRVGEPTLANGFREGPVFVRGQVETGVGGGLCLIATNTFRTFLLAGCSILERHCHSIDAYGESRFYELGQDAAVAYGYKDLIVRNPSPVPLQLRFEVLPEAGTVRSSLWGQSLCAWQVKVESRVLQKIPAPVPDGIPGWVVKTVRYISDRPKQSTNWASDYVTTSIYKPCLPS
- a CDS encoding ABC transporter permease, yielding MESNVLEILTKFDYLLQETLLGLRRGGWMNWAAISTVAVLLFLFGISLQTSWQIEGLLNRFGSQLEVSVYLETGVEGNGLRPIVGAIPEAAMVRVVSKEEAWANLVAELGISDLRAATQQLNGNPLVDELKVKARSSKELPVLAKKLQQLQGVDEVQYVDEAVQQITQLNRGLSRIGLLVTTMLTLTAIAVITTTIRLIVMARRREIEIAQLVGATLDWIYLPFIFQGILFGLTGATIAWLLIQMLQGFLSRLVVGQPDFIKFLVTGLPLDAMRMLLLPLILIGFGVSVGVLGSLLAVRRFAVK
- a CDS encoding ATP-binding protein, whose protein sequence is MIVIQAPSSDSRSPKVARILIVEDERIIALNLRESLEALGYEVPGIVASAEQAILMAGDLQPDLVLMDIQLKKQMDGIQAADQIWNSLQIPVIYVTGHSDQSTLDRAKSTVPFGYILKPIREKELYVAIETALKRYEREQLLATVLRGMGDGVIVTDTHYSVQYLNQAAQVLTGWEVEEARDQPFTTVFRLLDERTREPIHNPLIEVVEHGETIYLEDYFLLVNRHGDTIPILDSAAPWKDNRGKILGAILVFRDDHRRQLESERNLALDEAQRLSFQAEELHRLNQLKDDFLANVSHEMRTPLTDLKLAIRMLELVLDRQGLLDAQASPASASIVRYLKIVNEGCNREMELVNDLLEIRAIDANAYPVSLTAVNFQEWLPALVENFQLRTEAVQHRLNVNVLPDIPPILLDQTCLARILTELLNNACKYTPEGEQIIVSVRVIRTEGGQGGELPTPDCLQIRISNSGTEIPESEQARIFEPFYRIPGSDRRQQGGSGLGLALLKKLVQLLQGKITVTSSQGWTNFTITLPVSLP